The genomic interval acaaaattaaaattgaaaaaaatataaattacaagATTAAAAACATAATTCCTTCAATATGTAAGTCACAATTTAACACCTTTGCATGATAGCCCGGAGGTTAAATTGGACCTTTCGACCCCTATCTACAAATGACATGATTTATTGTTTTAATAAttcagatatttaatttttataatccaATTAATTCTTAAAACGGATTGGCCTCGTAAAAATTACCAACAGTCGAATAAGCACTACATCATTCGTGAAACAACTTGTTGTCCATGGGACCAAGGGCGCAAGGCGACGCGCTAGTCCTCATCCACTGCGCAACGCAGTTGACACTGGACACGAGGCGGCGGAGGAAAAGGAACGGCGATGGGTCTGCACGTTTCGGCACCTCGAGCAACACGACCGATGGGTCACCATTGTTTACGGTCATACCTAACCATCGCGACCGCATAATTAAGTCGGTACGATCGACGGGGTAGTCAGTAGCTTCCTCCTCAGAATTTCCATTCCGTGGGCCAGAGGAGCAGCGCGCAGGGCCCCATTACATTCAGCAGTGGGTTCGGCACCGATATGTTTTGGGCTGGGCTGCAACGAAAGTCAATGGAAGGGCAGCCACGGCCCGGATTCTGGACAGGGACGCTTCTCTTCTTAATTTTGCGATTGAATAAACAAGGGGCACGGCTTTCTGGCGACCTACTGACACCGCGTCAACACAAGGGAAGGACTAAATGAAGCTTTTCACCTTCCCTTCCTCCCAGTGCACTCACATCTTTCAATTTTAggcaaaagaaaatttaattgcaAAAATGTTCAAAGGCGAGCTCCATCTCCTCTAATTCTGGCTGCTGAGCACCTTTGCCTACACTTTCCTCAATTATCATCACATCGCAGGTAGACCGGCTATTAGCGTAGTCAGTGCGTTGAAATAGGGATACCAAAAAAAGATAATATAAGTTTTTTAAGGGCAAAATTAACAGTGGATGAAATAGGTAAGGAATGGCCTGTGCAGATCCGCGGTTTTCTTACAAGAAGAAAATTGAAATATTGAAACTTTTATCAAGATACTTGTATTATGGAGCTATTTTTAAAAAGCATAATgtcatcaattaattaataattttttaatgcgTTTCGCCTTGGTCCAGAAATTAGAATGCGTCAATGCGGTCTCAAAGACAGCTCGAGATATTGGAAGGGAAATTCCATTTCCTGTTCATTTCTCGTCTCCTGTTCCCTATCTTTACAGTCTAGAAAACAAAAACAGAAAGCTTGCTTCCGAAATTGTTCGTCCAGCTATGTCTCAGATCGCCGGCAGCGTCTCCGACCGCCAGGACATATCCGAGAAATCAAACAGACCGACGTCAAAAACCACGCCGTCGTCTGTCCCCACCAACGGTCTCTCCAGCCGCATACCGAACTCCTCCATTCCATAGTACCCGTTGATCTCGTCGTCCAAGCCCCAAATAGGGTCGAATCCTCCGTTACCTTCCACCTCACCCTCCTGAACCACAGTTGTCGACACAACGGTCGCCTCGTCCGAGTTCGGCGCCATCGGTGGAGCAGGGGGGAGGCCGAGCTCGTCGTCGGACGCCTCGAAGAGGTACCCCAGATCCGGCTGGCCTGTCACCATGTCCGCCTCCGTCTGCGTCGGTAGAGGCGACGGTAGTCCGATTTCGTCCTCCAGACTCTTCATCACGGACGCCAGGTCCTGATCGCCGGCGCCGGCGTCATCGCCATCCAGAATGTCCTCGAAGAAGAGGTCATCGCGGAGGCGCTTAGCCTCAGGCGAAGAGATCTCGGGGCTCTCCTCCTCGCGATGCCTCTTCAGATCGCCGGAACCCTCCATGGCAACCAGAAACCTCCAAAATAGCCGTTACAGTAGCAAAAAGGCAAATGGGAAGAAGAACAATCACGCGTGGAAGTGGTTTTGTACACGGTggaagtggagaagcctctttatagaGGCAGGAAGATGGGCGGATTTGTATTTGCTTTCGTAATTTCTGGAAATAGTAGGGGGTGGATCGAATAAAATGAAAGCATAGAGCCATAGAGAGAGGATTTCTAGGGTCATCCATCCATCACGGGCGCGGCGttgcctttcttttcttttatccCTTGCTTTTTTTACGAAAAAAGGAATAAAGTCATGGGGGCCACGTCTACTCCATGAGCTGGATTTCAAGTCCGGAGTTGGCGTCCGCGAGGAGAGCTCTCCGTCGCTATCGGCTCGGCTCGTAGACCCACTCTCGGCTGGTTTTGGAAACGTcccaatttctaaatttaattatttttaaatttttcccgaCGGGAGCGGTTCCTGCGGTGGTTCTATGCGGCAATCAATGGGCAGGACATGGGATCCGGTGCGGGTGGCGCCACACACCGTGTCCGCGGTTCGCGCTCCCAGCGTGCGTGACTGTTGGACCCGACTCGTGCGTACCGCTCACATGGGAGGGAGGGATCACGTGCACCGACTCCGACAGCGCGGCAAAATTAAGTAGGGCAGGTGGGTAACACGTGCAGTTCCATCTGCCTTCACTTCGGAAATGCTGTTTGCTGTCCGGAGCGAGTTAGGCAGCTGTCGGCTTCCCCATCCCGTCCCTATCCACGGGACCACGTCAAGTCACCAAGAACTACCTCGATGTGTCGGGGTAATCGcgtagataaaaataaaataaaaaaaaataatttcggtGAAAgtttaatatataaaatattcATTTCATGATGTTCACGTGAGCTGACGAACTCCATTGGATTTTTCTGACTTTTTCCCAATAAATTAATTACAAGCCAACAAAAAGAGAAGATTTGGTACGGCTCTTAAGAGTAATTCGGATTCCGGACGACATCCAATtggcaatataaattaaataaagagtTAGTCACCAAAAGATATTAACgttagggatgataattttctATCGGAAAATTTAATATTCGATCCAATAAAATAACAGAGGATAAAATTTATAGATCCGATTAAATAATTATGATATAAAAATGATCCATTGTTAGGATGGATACGATAGTTAAAACGCTATAGGGCTATATGTTATAGTAATCTATTTCTTTCATTTCAATCGGCCATTTAGTTGGTCCAACTAGGACTTAGTCTTTTTACTTTTGGGAACCATCCAATTTTATTTTCCACTCAGCTTCTTAGTCGATCGGATCTCATGACTCAGTCCTTTCACTTTTAGGAATCATCTAATCTTAATCTCAATTGATCTCTTAGTCGATCGACTCCAAGGCTCAGTTCCTTCACTTCTCTTAGGAACCATTTCAGTGTTACTCCTGCTCAGCTTCTTAGCTAGTCAGACTCCGGAGCTCATTCTCCTCATTTCTCCTGGGTACCATCCTAGCTTTACTCCTGCCCAACCTCTTCATTGGTCGAACCCCCAAGGGGACAGCTATAAGGGAATCATAACAACTTATCAGAAAATAATTGATATTCATCAGAGAATATTTCAATACTCTGTCACATACAAACAGTAGAACCTTCCTCTACTAAGTGAAAGTCCATTGTACATCTTCTTTCACCTGACACCTCTGACATGTGACATTTTCTGGTACCTTATGATTGCGGAGGTTACAAAAGACAGCTATAAAAAGGGGATGCCTTCTCTGTTAGTCAAGTACGTACTAGACAATAGTTTTACTTACGCACATATATTTACTGTTCATCTTTTTCCGCTCGGGTTCTCTTCTGATTTGAGGCTCGGAGTACCTGAATTTAAGAATTTAGTAAATattcataaatttattaaaataatttatttttttaaaaataattgatgGTGGTAATAGGATGATTAATAAGATGTGAATATCTGAATTGATTCATATAAAATGATATAAAATGGACATAAAAGTTAAATACTCGAATGAATATGAATATACAAATGAAtttaataaataggaataaatacGAAAGATATAACATTCTATTTAAATTTTACTGATTGCCATCCCAAAGGggacttaattaaaaaaacaccTTGTTTGATTTTCTGATTTAATTTTTTACAGATAACAGGGCAATCGTATGAAACGCTCGAGGTCAACGATTTTTTGATTCAATTGATAACTGTGGGGctactatgtttttttttttaaagaattattgCAATTGCTATGATAATTTGTGGTTTATTTTGTTTATTCGGTTTCTGAAATGCATCAGCATCAGGCGAAGATGATGAAAACTGAATTATTAAcagtaataaattttttttttaatggtgACCGGCAGGCCGAGGGAAGGTAGTGCGGGTTGAATTATTGATTTGTCACAGTGCCAATGCCACATGGGTTCAATTTAATTGAACGGTTCTCCTTTTGAATATTGTTAACCCTAGTTTGAACCTAAAGCCAACACAAATGCGAATATAATGACATATTGGCATGAGAACATAGAGCATTTGTAACATATACTAATAGTTAACCCACATTACAAAAAGGATGCATGAGATGGTGCATCCAAGTTGCTATCTGATATTGTTTTTTTAATTAGTGAGAAATTAATCCAGCAATCATAAATTAATAGGTCTCCTCAGGCTTTGCCAGCCATTTGGCACACCAAGCACAGGTCAGTATGCACGACGGAAGACCAAATCTGGATTAAAGTAAGAACTAGATTTGGTGCTTAGTCATTTATGTATATAAAATATTGTGCTAAAATTGGCTAGCTTTGAAGAATCCAAGGCATTGCGATCGTTTAATTTTCCACGTCCGTCGTAAACAAATTGCGACAGTTTCTTAGTTTATTTCTCCCAGTGCTTTCATAATTACGAGGTTCTCATACTTGAGACCTTTCCCACCCTTTTAAAATTCGAGGTCAATAAGTAGGCTTGGTCTAAAGATCAAATGACGTAGAGAATACAACTTTGAACTTGATATTATATTGAAAGTGTTTCTTAGAGCTGAGCAAATTAATAAACAACACTCGGCAAATCTCTGAAAGCATATTATTGTTTATTCGAAAGTGGTTCATCTCGTCTCTTGTGACGATGATTCTTTATCCACGTTGCCTTGTGAGCAGATTTCGACCCAACAATTCACTAATTATCTTTTAACTTATCGAGACGAAGACTCCTCAAATAATTGTATTTGGATAAATTAAAGCTAGCTCCGATCATTCAAAATCAAGATTAATACTTAAATTATTGATTGCTTTTTGCCCGGGCTATGAGGGAAGGACACCCAGATGTCTCTTAACCACGCATGATGGGATTTTCAATTTACATTTTATTTATGTGGGATTATGAATTTGGGATGTTGCTGAGCCCGTCGCTATGAAGGTCAGTGGAAATTTTCCACTGAAGACTTAGTCGGCCCGAATATGCTAGCTAAAAACAAAAAACTTGCAAAGCCCTGCTTTTTTTCTATGCAATTATTTTCTTGGAGGTATGCAAAACCGTAGTGATGGCCAAGCGAGAAAAGCCATAACTGGTCCCTCCGTTGATAATGGCAAAAGTCTGATGCAAACGAGACACAATGCCCGAAAGAATACTTCGTTTTTTGCTTCGCCACTTTTCTTTGGTCTCAGGGTTTATCTTCCTCCGGCTTTATATTTCAGCATCATCTTAAGCTCGAATCCTCTCCCTGCAAAGGCCTTATTCACCAGCTAAGTGTTTACAGCACATCAAACTTAAATAGAGAGAGAGACACGTTGCAGAGCATAGAACAGGCTTCAGAACAAGTGGACGAGATGAGGTCGATGTCAGATATTCTTCATATCGTAGCTTTATTTGATGGGCATCGCCTGCTGTTTTCTCTGTCCATTTCAAGAATAAATTGTTTGAAATGTGAATGAAAGTAGATGAAAAACGACTGGAATAGTTTCACATTAAAAAAATTCAAGGCAAAGGAAAAGTATTAGAATCAAACTCGGCAGCACAATCCCTCTTGACTATTCTTTCTTTCTCATGCTTCTCAATCGGTAGCGTTTAGGTACAGAATTCAGTTTAAACtgcccaaattatatttttgtaatttactacttttttttttattctgtATTCAATCACTTTCTTTCTTAATCTTCCAAGTTAGACGCTGGAAGCAAGCCAGCTCTCAGCTTGAAGGACGGTGAAGTAAACGAGTCCTTATCCACCATCCGTTTTGATTTTTCCATTGAAATGCCGAAACTGCTTCTTGTCAGCTTCTGACGAACACACGGAGTTTGATTGGAAAATCACGGAGCCAATGAACGACGGATATTACGAGATGATTGACTGGAGAAAACTCACAAGGAAGAACATGGAGAACACGTGATACGAGTTATAACGAATGAATTCAGAAGATAATGGGacagttaaaattaaaaataatatgataattaaaattaagagaagagagtATTTTTCATTTAACTTCATCATTCGTCCAATGCTAAAACTCTTAGGTTTAGTTCGACTGGGTTACAAGCTATTCAGAGGAAGACTGACCATCCTTTAAATCGATCGAACAAAAGAGGTTTAATGCTTTATTCTTGAACTGAAAAGATAATATATTTAGTCGGGTTTAAAGATAGACGACCTATAGGCCGGCTAGGACGGCAACCTCCCTTACAATTGATCGACCATAGGTTTTGATCAAGGGGAAGGTCAGACTTCTTACTCTGTACGAGCCTCTCTACACACGCCCGGTTGACCCGATTACCGGTCAACCCTATAGGTATCCATTCAATAATAGAATTTGACGGGTTTATATGACATCATACCCGTCTCTTATATGCATAAGTGTAAGATAGATTTATAGATTCGGTCAGAATTTCATGTGCACTTTACCTACAAGTTATTATATGCCCGGTCGAGCAAAAGGCCGATTAGGCTTAAGACACTTTGGCTAAAAATATTGACCGAACCTCTCAAAACATAACTTTCTTTTTCCAAAGGCCCATCACACGCACGACCGTACAAGAAGCCGACTGGGCCTAAGGTGGCTAGCTTCATATTACTGCTCGGACGGATTTCTAGCATGCACAGGTTATCAGATGGATTTCCAAAACTCACAGATTATTATATTATTTCTCAAATGAACTTCTAACATGCCCAATGCATTATATTATTTCCCAAACGGATTTCTAAATAGTCTTCAATACATAATAAAGCAGCTTAATACGAGCACAGACATAAAGACGGCTGGCCTTATAGGCCGACCAAGATATACTCAACTGACAACAAAAGCAGATAATCCTAACAACCTGTCAGAATAATAACTGTGTTAGAGAATATTCTTCCGGAACCTTCTTCAGGGATAATCATGTTCCTCATCAGCAGACTATTTATGACAGCATATTCCTTTAACAACCTCAGCAACGACATAagctataaatgacaaaagaagTATACATTTGGGTAAACGGAAGATTCCTTGGACAATTATTGCATATTACCTAGGTTGtacactttcctttacctaacaaacTTTGATACACTTCATTACTTCATAATtatggaggttatatgaggtgaTATATAAAGAGGGAGTCCTTTCCATTGTGAAGGTATGTTATCTGAACATCTAAACTCTACTCTCGGATGCATGTCCCTTACCGTTCTTCATTCATTCGTCCGGACTtgtattgacttgagcgtcggaggacctttgCCAGGGACTCTCCCTAATTTCTAGGCGCCGACATTTTGTTGGCTCGTGTCCGTATGTGCAGGATCGAAGGAAAGCATCTTTGTTGAGTAAAAATCTTCTCCTAGTCAACAATCAAGCTACCGTGCCTAGTGTGTCATCTCTGCAGCTTTTAGATAGGATCAAAATTGATGCCATATGTGAGAACTTTTGCCTTAATATGAGGATCAGAAATGGAAGAAGTTGGATGACTCACCACTGTTACCTTAACGAAAGAAGATCTAGACATGTCGATTAATGTCCGAGCACAGAAATTACTGCAATAACAACAAAAGTAGCTACCAACGGTACTCTGTCACCACCCAATCCTATCGCATCGACAACACCCCATCAGAGGGAGAGAGAAGTTGGGAGGAAGGCTCAGCTCATTTGCCGTCAGCGTGTTACTCACCAGTTCCACGCCACCGAGCTCTCTtccgtgttggtgcgggaagcatccgacgatcgaactggtgttttgattatgtcaaagggttcaagttaagttgttttgttatctaatgagcttaaacaagtgtgcaggaaagtcctaactgcggttaggcaggtggaaaatcctaagggacggtaaccttaggtcctagagggtggtagccctaggtgaaggaaaatcttaagggggggtaaccttaggtcttagggggtggtaaccctaggtggaggaaaaccctaaggggcgacaaccttaggtcctagggggtggtaaccctcggtggaggaaaatcctaaggggggtaaccttaggtcctagggggtggtaaccctaggtggagaaaaaccctagggggcggtaaccctaggtcttagggggtggtaaccctaggcggaaagcccagtcggtctggaggaccggactgacatcaggtaaatctcctgagtggagtaggtgaggacgcgttccttgtagagggaacagtaggcgtcgggtcgacctagagtttccggttggaaacccgaagtcagactcggacagtctggagactgtcaaactttcacttttatactatcacttatgtgttatgagctaactttgtgttgtagggtatttttgtgtttaacatatcttgcagggactaaagtgcaaaattggcctcggatgaacagtaccgaggcacctccatggagcttggaggcgcctcgggtacaaaaccTGAACTGGCTACGAAgcaagcttagaggcgccttgaaggaagccaagacaccttggacagcttgatgaaggcgccttgaacctgataaggttcgaccagttcagcattTATCTCcgtggctgactcggctcattcaaggcgccttggtgaacagtagaaggcgccttaaacaccctttataatggatctcgaccagcagctcacaaCAAGAATTCCAAGCGATCCCTATACGCGATTAGCTGCTAACGAAAggttcccgaagtgctgcgactactttccgacgaccctgagctccagaattcatattctctaagtgttgtcagtatttttaattactgttttaatttgtacgtagattgtaataattctcgtgcttatagttgttgcccacggaaagcgatcaaggattacgggccttcaagtaggagtcgtcacaggctccgaacgaagtaaatccactgtgttcatctgcttgttctttaattccgctgcgtttatttttactcgtacgaattcgaaaagtgtgaaaaccgtgagtgctattcaccccctccccctctagtgcgtctcgatccaacaattggtatcagagcggggtcgctttgaaatggtgcaaccaccattcaagcatttttttcgtcgctttctcgctcttatagggtaaaaataaaaccttacaccTTTCgtctcttattattttattattttttctcgaaactcgtaaatttttatttctatccttctaccacactactaatccaggattaagtcttGGGACAAGTTTTTTTCTCACTTTTTTGTGTAAGATTCAATgactctccaagaaggctataacaCCACTcaaccaccgctcttctccggcgaagacttcagcaactggaaaggccgaatggagtcgtacctacaaaccgagttcgatctctagatgatcaccaagaccgggcttgaaataccaactgacggcgccggcataccactaccgtacgagaactgggacgcgaaccttatcaaaaaggtagaagcaaacgcaaaagcaacatatacacttcagtgcggcttaacgaataaggagctgaatcacgCCGGCCTATTCTCAAGCGCtagggagctgtgggagaatctgattcagttacaTGAAGGTATGTCAGACACAAGtaagcatgataaattatttgaattacatgagcagactgatactactccggccgaggaaggtattgcgttggttgcaggtacaagcataacacaggaagctagaaagatgaaggaaacatggtctgagtcatcagacgaatccgaaGCCGATGCAGAAGAGCAGACGAGTTTCCTCGCTCTACTAGTACTAGCATCCGTggccgaaaccgagtccgagttcgaatcCGAAACCGAGAATGAGTCAGAcactgagtccgagcgaagccacggatccgtatccgtttccgaaggacccaaaCTCACTGTAAGctctttaatgtctagtattgacttagaaatttcggaaaacttaattccttacctgcttaagaaattggctaaatcc from Zingiber officinale cultivar Zhangliang chromosome 6B, Zo_v1.1, whole genome shotgun sequence carries:
- the LOC121991203 gene encoding uncharacterized protein LOC121991203; its protein translation is MEGSGDLKRHREEESPEISSPEAKRLRDDLFFEDILDGDDAGAGDQDLASVMKSLEDEIGLPSPLPTQTEADMVTGQPDLGYLFEASDDELGLPPAPPMAPNSDEATVVSTTVVQEGEVEGNGGFDPIWGLDDEINGYYGMEEFGMRLERPLVGTDDGVVFDVGLFDFSDMSWRSETLPAI